A genomic segment from Anaerotignum faecicola encodes:
- a CDS encoding potassium-transporting ATPase subunit C: protein ISVASRPSTPCMATRIPYNTEIDYEVLEKIGAGEAYLRTMIGGNVRLRLHGDIVRIEVDLNAFEKVLEMREELIRKLKEMGFLYITLDLEGFRSGSMDVRIS from the coding sequence ATATCCGTGGCTTCCAGGCCTTCTACTCCCTGCATGGCTACGAGAATTCCGTATAATACGGAAATTGATTATGAGGTTCTGGAGAAAATCGGGGCAGGGGAAGCGTATTTGAGAACCATGATTGGAGGAAATGTACGCCTGCGCCTGCACGGCGATATTGTAAGAATCGAAGTAGATTTAAATGCATTCGAAAAAGTTCTGGAGATGAGAGAGGAACTGATCCGTAAACTGAAGGAAATGGGATTTCTCTATATTACGCTGGATCTGGAAGGATTTCGATCC